CAAGGACACTAAATCTGGGATGCATAAACCTGGGAGGTGATGGAGAATGTAGAAGGGAGGGGTGTCCTGCTAACCCGTGGAGGAAGCTCCAGTTGCCTTCTCAGCAATtcgaataataaaaaaatttttaagccTCCTTTGGCAATCCACACATTTCTGATTTTACACCTATTTCATGTTTAGCCTTTTTGGCTCAGcgcttttttccccccgaaaaaaaaaaaaaaaatactcagTAGCAGAAGACACTCGACAAGCAAGTCGCACATACGTCACAGTGTGTCTGCGCATGagtttctctttccttcctcttctctGTTCGGTCTGGCGAGGAACGCCTACTACCGTCGATCTACtggtatgtgtgtgtgtgtggtaGCCCAGTCGGTCTTTTCCCTGCCACCAGGTTCGTCGCTCACTCTAACTCTGATTTCCCCCCCTGATGCTCTCTTCTGATACTCCCTTTTATAACCCCAACCCAAAGTCGCTACTCTGACAACGCAACTGCATGTACAGAGGTATACACAGAATGGGTCATACCATTTTACTGTGTATGCACGGAGGGggtgataaaaaataaataaataaataaaataaaataaaagtaaaaaaaaaaaaaaaaaaaaaaaaaaaaaaaaaaaagaaaaaaaaaaaaaaaaataccactTTTTGCGCCTCCTCGAGTAGCTACTCAATAGGAAGCTACAGGTCCTCTTACATCAGGAGTTATACAAATGCGAATCACAATCTCCGGATGGTTTCGCCACCTGTgtatcatccttttttttttttctcacagcTTCGTCCTGAGTTACTACATTTGGCGCGGCTACTCCCAGTTTCACAAAACTTAGAGTAACTTCTCATCACCTATTGtcacttcttttctttttttttttttttttttttttttttaaactgaACAATTGAGTACCGACTCAAAGTAGTATATAGTAGTAACAATGGCGCACAACTTCTAAAGGGAGAGCGAGTGTTCCACCTGCACACGCTTAATGTTGGGGGAGGGGTGCTTGGTGAAGGGCaagttttccccctttgatgCACACGCAAACTCAGTGCCGAATGGATACGACCCAGGTTCGTCCTCTCTTGGTCTTCCATTCGCAGGCCCTACAGAAGCGTTCATAATTCATACACTAAGATTAGTGCTCACATGTGGCACTTTcgtatatttacatgtgaAGCTACCTTCGGTTCACGCCacagaattttttaaacccAACCAGAGATGATGTGCCCCTACCCCCAGATTAGGGAGAACCGGTTAAGCGGTCCTTTGGAAAGTGCTAGGTGTAAACGCCCCATGTACATCACAGCACagcgtgtacatatatttatatatatatatatatttttttttttttttttttttttttccttcttgttctCTCTACCCCCGCCTAGTCGCATTTCCACAGATGGCTTGTATAGCATGAGGCCCTGTCGCcctacaattttttttaatttttcaaaatttggaaaatcctttttaaagcatcttttctttttttttttcttattccaAAGGTCGACTTGTGCATCGCGCTATGTTCTTGTTCTCTTCACGTTGTACCCTACCCCCGACCGGAGAGGGCCACTAAAGAAGGGCACGTGGGGATTACGCGGAAGTGCTGCGCAGAACACAACCGCCAAGGAGGAGATacccctttcttttcctccccctttggaCGCGCGACGCGCGACACGCTTGTGGCATGATTGGGCTACAGGAATAACATGTACCTAACGTTAAGCAAGAAAAATGATatacaagtttttttttttcgccctcGTGGTGGTCTTCCTCCACTGCGTCCAAGATGTGGCGTCCTACCTACCTGGGATGAACCCAACGGTAGGAGAACAGAGAAGGGAGAAATCATACATATAGCGCTCTGGCAACGTGATGGGCAACGTGATGAGCAACCTGTGCAACCATTGCATTACCCCCTTGCCACAAATGATCGTCTCACCCGTCcatcccccctccccttttgGCAGATCTACAAAAAGGGCGATAAAGTCATCATCAGCGTGAAGAACCTTTCCAGCCGGCGAGCGGTGACTAGCCTGGACTACTTCACTTTCCCACTTTGCTCCGCAGACAACCCAAGCATATCTGGCGAGGAGGCGCcgaatattttcaaaatccTCTCCGGGGACCATCTGCATACCACCTCTATACAAACCACTTTCCTCAGAGACACCAGTTGTGCTTTCTATTGTAGAATCTACATAGACGACAACGCGTATGATAAATTAAAGCACCTCATTCTCTATAACTACAACATGATTTATTCGGTAGATAATTTAGATATTTTCCGGGAGGATCCTCGACGGAAGGGATTTTACTACACGGGCATTCCCGTCGGCTATATCCAGGATGTACGTATCGAGGGCGACGCGCTGTAACGGGGGGTTCCCATTTTGCATGGACACATATTACCGTGTTGCGCTACATTGCGATACATTGCGATACATTGACCGTGTGGGTGTCTCCCTCCCGTGGCTCCTTTACATATTTACTTATTCACCCTTTTACATACTCACGAACCtgccttttcccccctcgcAGAAGAACTACCTGTTGTACACGTACTTCCAAATCACCATCCTATACAACAACAACGGTGGTCAGTCGGATAAGAATTACATCGTGGGGTTCGAGGTGGAGCCCAGGAGGTAGGCTTGATCGACGGAGACTAACTGAAATAGTTGCGCCACCACCGCGCACGATCGTGCATCTGTAACTGAGTGTAACCACGTATAATCTAGAATGGCACCATATAACCTAATGTAATCGCGCTTGATTCCGCAACACCCCTTTCCCCATCGCAGCGTGAACTTCGAGCAGAACGAGCAGTGCCAACAGAACCAGGCGACAATGCcaatggagaaaaacaaatatgtAACCTTCAAGTACGACATCAAGTACGTTCAAAGTGAGAACTCCTTCCAACACAGATCAGAGCACTATTATAGAAATCTTAACGACCAAAGTATGATTCACTGGTTTTCCATAATGAACAGCATTATCTTGATTATCCTCCTATGGTTCTTCATAAGTTCAATCCTCATAAAAGCTTTACATAAGGATATCAACAAATATAATCGATTAAACACAAACATATTTGAAACAGATGATATTGATGACAGAGGATGGAAGTTAGTCCATGGAGATGTTTTTAGGAAACCAATAAACTCTACCTTCTTTTCAGCTTTTGTTGGCGTCGGCATACAGATAATTTTCATGGTTCTTGTCTGTGCATTCGTTTTACTCATTGggatatataaatataagcACAGGTATCGGTACATCCAAGTGATGTTCTTCATGTGGACCCTTATTAGTAGTATCTCTGGATATTCTTCATCTCGTCTATATAAGTTATTCAAGAGCAAACATGTGAAGCTAACAATTTTTAGAACCTCTTTAATTTACCCtgtcattttatttcttatttttttcctaataaATCTGGTCCTTCATTATGAGCACTCCAACACAGCTATCTCCTTCTCCTCGTTGACGTTCGTGTGCATTTTATGGTTCGGGATATCTGTACCGCTCATTTGTTTGGGTTCTTACATTGGAAACAAGAAGAGCCCCATAGAGTTACCTGTCCGGGTCAACAACATTCCCAGACACATTCCAAAGCAACCCCTCCTGAACTCCTTCTTCGTCTCCTGCTTCCTCGTCGGCCTCATCCTCTTCGCGTACGTATCCAAGCATGTTAAGTGCGCGTTCACCACGCTCATCACGCTAATCACGCTAATCACGCTAATCACGCTAATCACCCTCATCACCCTCATCACCCTCATCATGTTCATCGCTACACCGTTCACCCCCCATACAGGACCATGTACACCGAGctgttcttcctcttcacgtCCCTCTGGAAAAGCAACATGTACTACCTCTTTGGTAAGTCAAGCACCTCAGTGTTAGACCCGCGTACGCTCACGTCCAGAAGTTCTTTTCTCTACAAACATGCCTCACCTcacccattttttcttccatttttttttttttttttttttttttttttttttacacctccGCAGGGTTCCTCTTTCTAGTAATTTTCCTACTCGGATTGCTGAGCGCTCAGTTGTCCATCGCCCTGACGTACTACTCCCTCTCCTGGTAAGTGGACCATTCGGCATGAGTTCGCGCAATCCCGCATCGTATAACCCCCCGGATCGCGTAGCCGAGTTGTACCAACACACGAGTTTTCCTCTCCAttcacacacacaaaatacATGTACACCCGCAGCGAGGATTACAACTGGTGGTGGAAATCTTTCGTGGCGCCAGGATCATCAGGATTGTTCCTATTCCTCTACTCGATATACTACTTCTTCATCAAGCTAAGCATCTCCAGTTTTGCGGAAACCTTTATTTACTTCGCTTACTCCTTTATCATGTCATACACATGCTTCATCTACACTGGCACGGCGGGCTTCTTGGCCTCCTTCGTCTTCCTAAGGAAAATCTACTCCTCGATAAAGGTGGACTGACCGTTTGGGATGACCATTCAGATGATGATGGTCTAACCGATCGTCTAACCGGTGGATGCACTAATATGTAGTGAATTACATTCCCGTTTTCTCCCTCCAAAGGGTCAGAGCGCACGTGGAGGACGACGCTCCACTTCATGTTGTTTATGCGTTTTaattgtttctttctttttttttttttttttttttttcgtgcacCTCCTCTACTGCTTGTGCGCAGTGTAAAGAGCCACTAATTAGCAACCACAGACACGCCATGCGAAACGGCGAGAGCGCACATCGATGGGTACGTCGCTGCACGCATCGGTGGCACCTCTCCATTTGATGTAACCCACCCTCAACAACTTTTTAATTCAAGTTATCTTTATGTCGTGCATACTAATttgttaattctttttttttttttttttttttttttttttttttttttcctttttcctgaaCGACCTTTTAATTAATGAAGTGTATCCAAGTGATGACATGGAGCGACCCCCTTCCCACTCTGTCCACTTGTGTTTTCCTACGAACGAGTGGAATGGAAGACTCGACATATTTTCTTCGCCACGGGGAGAGATAGAGCGGGGGTGatccctttgaaaaaaacataaaattgtTAATATGGATTCaaacaaaaggggaacaATGTCTCAAACGTTAAGCTGCATCAgcaggaaatggaaaaaggaacggGGTTCCATTAGCGGGGGGTCACTTCACTGGAAAGAACAGAAAAGCTACcttgcaaaataatttacccgctttcaaatgaacaaaaaaaaaaaaaaaaaaaaaaaaaaaagacaagtGGAATGAAGAAACACACAGAATTGGTGAAGGGTGCGCAAATTGACGCATATAGGATGTAGATGCACACCCAGACATATGTAGGTATACATGCGATCAGGGGGGTTGCAAACTCGCTTTTGCCGGAGAATTCACAAATGGGTGGGCCCTTACGCCTTCTTCCTACtcgattttttctccttaaagcctaatttttttgctttacAACCcgactttttttccttcacactagttttctttcctttcgaatgatccttctttcctttcggatgatccttcttccctttcagatgatccttcttccctttcggatgatccttcttccctttcggatgatccttcttccctttcggatgatccttcttccctttcggatgatccttcttccccttcagatgagccttcttccccttcagaTGAGCCTTCTTACCCGTAGCGTGGAAGCCCAATCCGCGCGAAGCCCTAAAGGGGAAATTCTGCAGGTAGGCCGGCACCTCCGTACCACTACTCTTAACGAACTTTATAATTTCCTTCATGTGCCTAACATCCTGTTGCATGAAAAAGGTGATGGCCTTGCCTCCCTCCGAATCTGACCGGCACGCCCGCCCCACCCTGTGGATGTAGCTGTACTTATCGTAACAAACGTCGTAATTAATTACCGTCTCGATCCCATGAACGTCGATGCCTCTGCTCAAGACATCGGTACACACTAAATACCATATGTGTCCTTCCCGGAGTTTCTTAAAAACCTGcatcctttcctcttttgttctttctgaCGTGAGGAGCGCCACGTGCTCCGCACCAATACTGGCAACCCCGCTCAACGCGCAACGCAAAGTATCATGCACCTTCTTCGCCTTCTCCACGCCATTCACGAATACCAACACGGGAATGTGCAAACCGCCCCCCACAACCAAATTCCGCAACACCAAacccttttcctcctcgttGTTCACATAAAGCAACTCCTGCTTCACATTCCTATTAACTGAATTGATGCTTTGGCCAAAGTATACCAATGCATAAGTGGGACAAAGAGTGCTGATGAAGGATCGGGTTCTACCTGGTAGCGTGGCTGTGGTGAATaccttttgtatttttcgtTTCTGAATTACTTTTAACAGTTTTTTGACGTGATCCAAAAAGTTAACCTCAAATAATTTATCCACCTCATCAAACACGATGAACATACATCTGGACAAGGTtacttttttcgtttcaaTCAGATGGATCAGTATTAACGGTGTGCAGATGCACACATCTATGaattcttcctctttcacTTGATCTTCCTTCGTTAGGTGTAGAACCGCAAACTGTGGAAACGCCTCAAACAGGATGGATGCTTGATCATATATCTGGCTAGCCAGTTCGTTTGTCGGTACAACGATTAAGCTTCGAATGGCAGtgcaatttttcttctcttccgcATCCGATTCAGGGTTGTTCTCCTTCCCGGAAAGGGAATGTGGGCCCTTCTCCTTCGACACAGAATCAACCACCACGCTTTCCACCTGATGTTGCTTCTGCTCCTCTATGCTTGAACAAATTAGTCGAATCAGGAGGGGAATTAAAAACGCGCAAGTCTTCCCACTTCCTGTCTGAGAAATGCAAATGGTGTTCCACCCCCTCATAATCGTGGGGATACAAATCTTCTGAATATTCGTTGGACTTTTAAATCCAAAGGTATTCTTAATTGTATTCATCAACTTTTGGTAATCATTCCTTGGCAGGGTTATCCTCTCCACATTTGTGGGGGTGGTACCTccgtccttcttcttctcttccaccCATGTGGTAGGTATTCCGCTTACCCCGACCTCTTCTTCACTTGACTCCACTGAAATGTCcttaaaaaaacgaatgggAACCATACTCCCTGTGAAGTTCACAAACTcaatgtttattttattactcTTCATATAGTTTGCCACCAAATTGGGGTCAGCACTGAATTCAGAAAAATCCAACAATTCGACTGTCCTCTCATGTTTCTCCTTAATCTCTTTGCCATttgattccttttcttcccccttcgtTTTATCGTTCCCTTTGGATatgttgaaaatattttttagagGCTTCAGattctccttcttcaaaCTCATCAAATCCTCATTTTTTAGGCAGCGTCTTAAGTTCAGTCCATAGGTTAGCTGTTTCGCTACCTCCATGTTGTACTTGATAATTTATGTgagagagggggggggggaatgtGAAAGGCAACCATGCAATCGTGCAATGTGATGGAGCAATTCCATTTCCCTACGTGGAACAAGCGGAGTTTAGTATATTTCCCCCGCAAGCCACGCGCCTCGCCCCGTGCCCTCTCCCTCAGCTTGCAGCGAACAgcaaaggagggaaaataaacgcgtaaaaatgaaaacgtgagagtaaaaaaatgtaaaccgtaaaacagaaaggaaaaattaaaacgaaaaaattagCGCAAACAAATTACAactccaattttttattttttaatttttaattttaacatggtatttttttttttttttttttttttttttttttttttttttttggctagctagGTTTGACCTTCTCTGCAACGCCCCATCGCCCcgcggagaaaaaaaggacccCAACCCAACAATGTTCCCACATATGCCGCGCCACCCCATTCGGCGAGGAATCTTTCGCCCCGTCCTATATATTATCCGCGTACATGGGAATTTAAGTTttctttacaattttattcAGAGAAGCAAATTATGGCACGCTTTGCCATgtcacttttattttatttttttttttttgttttctccttcccgtGAGtactcctttcttttatatatatatattgcacttttttctttttgtagtaCCTACGCTCTATATAATAGTATTCCCTCAGCGGGGCACAGCAACGGGAGGACGCTCCTTTTCCGCTTCTCACTGGAAAGGCACACTTTCCAAatgctccaaaaaaaaaaaaaaaaaaaaaaaattcacactcAAATGCTAATTCAAGTTAAAGGCAAAAGCTAAACGTCAAGCTAAATTTAAATTCAAAATTATGTTCAGGTGTAAGTCAGAGGAATAATCCACGACGTCGGGGTGAAGGAATTGTTTTACCTGTATAGGCTCTGCAAATCAATCCTCATTTTTGCATCCAGTAATcactctttttccttctttttctcatcaaAACGAATGAGCTACACTCCTATGTAGCATCACAACCGAACGCCTTAAAAGTGTTCCACATCATCAGAGGAAAGTTGAACAAGGAGCACACGCCGCATAAGCAGGACAAaccttttttgggggggataTAAAACTCCATGTGATCAGCGCACTTCCCCATTTGCATGTTCAAAATTCTGAATCAACGTAAATACCCAAGTAGCCGCTTCTTCACATCCACACTTATTATTCGCTTCTCCCCAATTGGGTTTTTCCAATTCGAACGATCTAGCcattttattgttttttaagtgtttccattttgacccccccccacacacacccTGCGAGAATGGCTAACTATGCAGAAACTTTCGCCGCGTGGACAGCCATCTGTCTGACGGACCATACCCTCCTAGGCGACAACGTCACTGAGGAGGATGTGAGGGCGCTGTGCCAAGAGGCTGTGAAAACGTGTCCTTTCGCAGCGGCAGTTTGTGTGCAtccccattttgtaaaattcatAAAcgaacatataaaaaaagaaattgtgcCCTTCAAACCAAAAGTTGCCTGCGTGATAAACTTCCCAGAGGGGAAGGATCCCATAGAGAAAGTATTGGAAGATACTTGCAAAGCAGTTAGTGATGGG
Above is a window of Plasmodium knowlesi strain H genome assembly, chromosome: 6 DNA encoding:
- a CDS encoding endomembrane protein 70, putative gives rise to the protein MIYKFFFFALVVVFLHCVQDVASYLPGMNPTIYKKGDKVIISVKNLSSRRAVTSLDYFTFPLCSADNPSISGEEAPNIFKILSGDHLHTTSIQTTFLRDTSCAFYCRIYIDDNAYDKLKHLILYNYNMIYSVDNLDIFREDPRRKGFYYTGIPVGYIQDKNYLLYTYFQITILYNNNGGQSDKNYIVGFEVEPRSVNFEQNEQCQQNQATMPMEKNKYVTFKYDIKYVQSENSFQHRSEHYYRNLNDQSMIHWFSIMNSIILIILLWFFISSILIKALHKDINKYNRLNTNIFETDDIDDRGWKLVHGDVFRKPINSTFFSAFVGVGIQIIFMVLVCAFVLLIGIYKYKHRYRYIQVMFFMWTLISSISGYSSSRLYKLFKSKHVKLTIFRTSLIYPVILFLIFFLINLVLHYEHSNTAISFSSLTFVCILWFGISVPLICLGSYIGNKKSPIELPVRVNNIPRHIPKQPLLNSFFVSCFLVGLILFATMYTELFFLFTSLWKSNMYYLFGFLFLVIFLLGLLSAQLSIALTYYSLSCEDYNWWWKSFVAPGSSGLFLFLYSIYYFFIKLSISSFAETFIYFAYSFIMSYTCFIYTGTAGFLASFVFLRKIYSSIKVD
- a CDS encoding ATP-dependent RNA helicase ROK1, putative produces the protein MEVAKQLTYGLNLRRCLKNEDLMSLKKENLKPLKNIFNISKGNDKTKGEEKESNGKEIKEKHERTVELLDFSEFSADPNLVANYMKSNKINIEFVNFTGSMVPIRFFKDISVESSEEEVGVSGIPTTWVEEKKKDGGTTPTNVERITLPRNDYQKLMNTIKNTFGFKSPTNIQKICIPTIMRGWNTICISQTGSGKTCAFLIPLLIRLICSSIEEQKQHQVESVVVDSVSKEKGPHSLSGKENNPESDAEEKKNCTAIRSLIVVPTNELASQIYDQASILFEAFPQFAVLHLTKEDQVKEEEFIDVCICTPLILIHLIETKKVTLSRCMFIVFDEVDKLFEVNFLDHVKKLLKVIQKRKIQKVFTTATLPGRTRSFISTLCPTYALVYFGQSINSVNRNVKQELLYVNNEEEKGLVLRNLVVGGGLHIPVLVFVNGVEKAKKVHDTLRCALSGVASIGAEHVALLTSERTKEERMQVFKKLREGHIWYLVCTDVLSRGIDVHGIETVINYDVCYDKYSYIHRVGRACRSDSEGGKAITFFMQQDVRHMKEIIKFVKSSGTEVPAYLQNFPFRASRGLGFHATGKKAHLKGKKAHLKGKKDHPKGKKDHPKGKKDHPKGKKDHPKGKKDHLKGKKDHPKGKKDHSKGKKTSVKEKKSGCKAKKLGFKEKKSSRKKA